A DNA window from Streptomyces canus contains the following coding sequences:
- a CDS encoding MarR family winged helix-turn-helix transcriptional regulator → MNDIDAPLPPDELGHRVSEVFDLIGALYRRGLRKLEQSQQIEGVSVGVRSVLVLLRRYGAMTVPQMARLMALTRQFVQRMVNDAVAAGWAEATPNPAHQRSSLIRITAEGEAVIDAILAREHALNRQVGGDLTDAELRACARVLKEMLRTFDHVDVD, encoded by the coding sequence GTGAACGACATCGACGCCCCGCTTCCCCCCGACGAACTCGGCCACCGCGTCTCCGAGGTGTTCGACCTGATCGGCGCCCTCTACCGACGCGGCCTGCGCAAGCTCGAACAGAGCCAACAGATCGAGGGGGTCTCCGTCGGCGTGCGCTCCGTACTGGTCCTGCTGCGCCGGTACGGCGCCATGACGGTGCCTCAGATGGCCCGGCTCATGGCGCTGACCCGGCAGTTCGTGCAGCGCATGGTCAACGACGCGGTGGCGGCGGGCTGGGCGGAGGCCACACCGAACCCCGCACACCAGCGGTCCTCGCTGATCCGGATCACCGCCGAGGGCGAGGCCGTCATCGACGCGATCCTCGCCCGCGAGCACGCCCTGAACCGGCAGGTCGGCGGCGATCTGACGGACGCCGAACTGCGGGCCTGCGCGCGCGTCCTGAAGGAGATGCTGCGGACCTTCGACCATGTGGACGTGGACTGA
- a CDS encoding alpha/beta fold hydrolase, with protein sequence MTVASELSFFASTDGDIAYLDTGTGDPVVLLHAGYVDHRLFEAQTPVLAADHRVIAVDIRGHGWTANATRPFRWADDLAGLLRHLDAGPAVLVGVSMGGAVAGDTAIEYPELVRGIVLSGASVSDFEYTHEVTRQRVAESHRTLHSGDIEGWLKVFLRSVAGPFREPDETDPRILDHLREMALHTISKHTPGERNWHVPMTDTWARVPKIDVPVLTVNGTLDSPDLLADAERFADTAQNGRSVLVEGTSHFPNLEKPEEFNAIVLDFLRSLQHPAGTDRLY encoded by the coding sequence ATGACAGTCGCTTCGGAACTGAGCTTTTTCGCGTCCACCGACGGGGACATCGCCTATCTCGACACCGGAACCGGGGACCCTGTGGTCCTGCTGCACGCCGGCTACGTCGACCACCGCCTCTTCGAGGCCCAGACACCGGTCCTCGCCGCCGACCACCGCGTCATCGCCGTCGACATCCGCGGCCACGGCTGGACCGCCAACGCGACCCGGCCCTTCCGCTGGGCCGACGACCTCGCCGGACTGCTGCGCCACCTCGACGCGGGCCCCGCGGTCCTGGTCGGTGTCTCGATGGGCGGGGCCGTCGCCGGTGACACGGCGATCGAGTATCCGGAACTGGTCCGGGGGATCGTCCTGAGCGGGGCCTCGGTCAGCGACTTCGAGTACACCCACGAGGTGACCCGACAGAGAGTGGCCGAGTCCCACCGGACCCTGCACTCGGGCGACATCGAGGGCTGGCTCAAGGTGTTCCTGCGGTCCGTCGCGGGCCCCTTCCGCGAGCCCGACGAGACCGACCCGCGGATCCTGGACCACCTGCGCGAGATGGCCCTGCACACCATCTCCAAGCACACGCCGGGCGAACGGAACTGGCACGTGCCCATGACCGACACCTGGGCCCGGGTCCCGAAGATCGACGTCCCGGTCCTCACCGTCAACGGCACGCTCGACTCCCCGGACCTGCTCGCCGACGCGGAACGCTTCGCCGACACCGCTCAGAACGGCCGCTCGGTGCTGGTGGAGGGCACCTCGCACTTCCCGAACCTGGAGAAGCCCGAGGAGTTCAACGCGATTGTGCTGGACTTCCTGCGCTCGCTCCAACACCCCGCCGGCACCGACCGCTTGTACTAG
- a CDS encoding universal stress protein: MTEQHAHQFERGTDGPKVIVVGVDGSDSSLRAAAYAGGLARRQHALLAVVYVQPVIASGAALGAPVAETTDEIAEDLVAQIRHATEQNKGIFDVRWEFHTFRGDPYSGLTKAADELKADAVVVGASEQAGHRIVGSVAVRLVKAGRWPVTVVP; this comes from the coding sequence GTGACGGAACAGCATGCGCACCAGTTCGAGCGGGGCACGGACGGGCCCAAGGTCATCGTCGTCGGCGTGGACGGCTCCGACTCCTCGCTCCGCGCCGCGGCATACGCCGGCGGTCTGGCCCGGCGGCAGCACGCGCTGCTCGCCGTCGTGTACGTCCAGCCGGTGATCGCCTCGGGCGCCGCGCTCGGCGCGCCGGTCGCCGAGACGACCGACGAGATCGCCGAGGACCTGGTCGCCCAGATCCGGCACGCGACCGAGCAGAACAAGGGGATATTCGATGTGCGCTGGGAGTTCCACACCTTCCGTGGCGACCCCTACAGCGGGCTGACGAAGGCGGCGGACGAGCTCAAGGCCGACGCGGTCGTCGTAGGAGCCTCGGAGCAGGCCGGCCACCGGATCGTCGGTTCCGTCGCGGTGCGGCTGGTCAAGGCGGGGCGGTGGCCGGTGACCGTGGTGCCATAA
- a CDS encoding polysaccharide deacetylase family protein has product MTKDQLLTRLSSTAVVLTRRRALVAGAAAVGAAGTAGVLAAVTGKEPVGPALPAAGPPAHRAVKSSAYRLQPLTGYGPPHAARRKTLVRHEPLLKVSGRGRTMVLTFDDGPDPRYTPHILDTLAEYDVRAMFFVCGEMAVDNQDLLARMSDEGHVVGNHTWSHPLLTRLTRSRIRSEMERTCDVIEDAYGERPEWFRAPYGAWNRAAFQLGAELGMEPLAWTVDTLDWTTPGTRRIVGTVENGAAPGVVVLSHDAGGDRSQSVRALRDYLPQLIDSGYHITVPRRQYV; this is encoded by the coding sequence ATGACGAAGGATCAGTTGCTCACACGGCTGTCGTCGACGGCGGTGGTGCTCACCCGGCGTCGGGCCCTGGTGGCCGGCGCCGCCGCGGTCGGGGCCGCCGGCACGGCCGGAGTGCTCGCTGCGGTCACCGGCAAGGAGCCGGTCGGGCCGGCGCTCCCCGCCGCCGGCCCACCGGCCCACCGCGCGGTCAAGTCCTCGGCCTACCGCCTCCAGCCCCTGACCGGCTACGGCCCGCCGCACGCCGCCCGCCGGAAGACGCTGGTGCGCCACGAGCCGTTGCTGAAGGTCTCCGGACGCGGCAGGACCATGGTGCTGACCTTCGACGACGGACCCGACCCCCGCTACACCCCGCACATCCTGGACACGCTGGCCGAGTACGACGTACGGGCGATGTTCTTCGTGTGCGGGGAGATGGCGGTCGACAACCAGGACCTGCTGGCCCGGATGTCCGACGAGGGGCACGTCGTCGGCAACCACACCTGGTCCCACCCCCTGCTCACCCGGCTCACCCGCTCCCGCATCCGCTCCGAGATGGAACGCACCTGCGACGTCATCGAGGACGCCTACGGCGAGCGGCCCGAATGGTTCCGTGCTCCCTACGGTGCCTGGAACCGCGCCGCCTTCCAGCTCGGCGCCGAGCTCGGCATGGAACCCCTCGCGTGGACCGTCGACACCCTCGACTGGACCACCCCGGGCACCCGCCGCATCGTCGGCACGGTGGAGAACGGCGCCGCCCCCGGCGTCGTGGTGCTCTCGCACGACGCCGGGGGCGACCGCTCCCAGAGCGTCCGGGCGCTGCGCGACTATCTGCCGCAGCTCATCGATTCCGGCTATCACATCACCGTCCCGCGACGGCAGTACGTCTAG
- a CDS encoding class F sortase yields the protein MSASELAELAEEEERRKKRAPWGVIALVLLTGLALIRNGSGEFDVGPPQPASAAAADSRVHGTAFGNAPAPLPYAAPDRVSIPAIRVDAPMLPVGLDSDGWVGAPPPEDPNLAGWFTGAVSPGEKGTAVVVGHVDNKQGPAVFYGLGALKKGNRVEIRRKDGKTAVFEIYGVEVFEKNNFPGDRVYGSKGTPELRVITCGGGFSKHNGYDGNVVAFARLVEVR from the coding sequence ATGTCTGCGTCCGAGCTGGCCGAGCTGGCCGAAGAGGAGGAGCGGCGGAAGAAGCGCGCTCCCTGGGGCGTGATAGCGCTTGTTCTGCTGACCGGTCTCGCGCTCATTCGGAACGGTTCGGGGGAGTTCGACGTCGGCCCGCCGCAACCCGCGTCGGCGGCCGCGGCGGACAGCCGGGTGCACGGCACCGCCTTCGGCAACGCCCCCGCTCCCCTGCCGTACGCCGCGCCCGACCGGGTCTCCATCCCGGCGATCCGGGTCGACGCGCCGATGCTGCCCGTCGGCCTGGACTCGGACGGCTGGGTCGGCGCGCCGCCGCCGGAGGACCCGAATCTGGCCGGCTGGTTCACCGGCGCGGTCTCCCCCGGCGAGAAGGGCACCGCGGTCGTCGTCGGCCATGTCGACAACAAACAGGGCCCCGCCGTGTTCTACGGACTCGGGGCCCTGAAGAAGGGAAATCGCGTCGAGATCAGGCGCAAGGACGGAAAGACGGCCGTCTTCGAGATCTACGGCGTCGAGGTATTCGAGAAGAACAATTTCCCCGGAGATCGTGTCTACGGCTCCAAGGGGACCCCCGAATTGCGGGTCATCACCTGCGGGGGCGGATTTTCCAAGCACAACGGCTACGACGGAAACGTCGTCGCCTTCGCCCGCCTGGTCGAGGTCCGCTGA
- a CDS encoding bestrophin-like domain — protein sequence MPEWLVLVLAMLAACAVVVAITLIRHKAAPVDEDPSETPDVIEYMTMWIGVVYAIVLGLAIAGVWEARSSAQDHVQAEAQALHEISERVQVYPADTRDRIRDDVNAYAGHVVTTEWEEMADHRRMTGRGTELLDRLRTDVTSYQPKTDFEAQAYQPLVDQVAAVDQARNARANSVEPTMPGVVWFGLLGGGVVTIGMVFALQIRRTTRELILAGLFSALIAFLLFLIWDFDAPYSRGITASAEPFLVLFPDIKG from the coding sequence TTGCCGGAATGGCTTGTTCTCGTCCTCGCGATGCTGGCCGCATGCGCCGTGGTGGTCGCCATCACGCTCATCCGCCACAAGGCGGCACCCGTGGACGAGGATCCCAGCGAGACCCCCGACGTCATCGAGTACATGACGATGTGGATCGGGGTGGTGTACGCCATCGTCCTGGGTCTGGCCATCGCGGGCGTCTGGGAGGCCCGCAGCTCCGCCCAGGACCACGTCCAGGCGGAGGCCCAGGCGCTGCACGAGATCTCGGAGCGGGTCCAGGTCTATCCGGCCGACACCCGTGACCGCATTCGGGACGATGTCAACGCCTATGCCGGACACGTCGTCACCACCGAGTGGGAGGAGATGGCCGACCACCGCCGCATGACCGGGCGCGGCACCGAACTCCTCGACCGGCTCCGCACGGACGTCACCTCCTACCAGCCGAAGACCGACTTCGAGGCCCAGGCCTACCAGCCGCTCGTCGACCAGGTGGCGGCCGTGGACCAGGCCCGCAACGCCCGCGCGAATTCGGTCGAGCCCACCATGCCCGGGGTGGTCTGGTTCGGCCTGCTGGGCGGCGGCGTCGTCACCATCGGCATGGTCTTCGCGCTGCAGATCCGGCGTACGACACGCGAGCTGATCCTGGCCGGCCTGTTCTCCGCGCTGATCGCCTTCCTGCTCTTCCTGATCTGGGACTTCGACGCCCCCTACAGCCGTGGCATCACGGCGTCCGCGGAGCCGTTCCTCGTCCTCTTCCCGGACATCAAGGGCTGA
- a CDS encoding SCO0930 family lipoprotein: MKTSWRNASLVASAAAVLVLTTACGQEGGTSSVGSQNVGATAAAGGYGGVGSGIGTGTSPSPSSTVGGGQGNLGAQSASAGKLEVSANAELGDVLTDSAGLSLYRFDEDTAEPPKSNCNGDCATAWPPVPANDASAGAGIDKALLGEVTRADGSKQLTIGGWPAYRYAKDTKAGDLTGQGVGGKWYALAPTGKKASVASLPGLSTRNDPNLGEIVVDKNGMTVYRFAKDKAWPEPVSNCTGACLEKWPVVAPVSANDTKDVQKKGLMSFTRSDGVKQQTVNCSPIYTFAADKQPGDTNGQGVGGTWYAVRPNGEMVGVSDK, from the coding sequence ATGAAGACCTCCTGGCGGAACGCCTCACTCGTGGCAAGCGCCGCGGCGGTGCTGGTGCTGACGACGGCGTGCGGTCAGGAAGGCGGCACGTCGTCGGTGGGCAGCCAGAACGTCGGTGCCACGGCGGCGGCGGGCGGTTACGGCGGTGTCGGCTCCGGTATCGGGACCGGGACCAGCCCGAGCCCCAGCTCGACCGTGGGCGGTGGCCAGGGGAACCTGGGAGCCCAGTCGGCCTCGGCCGGCAAGCTCGAGGTTTCCGCGAACGCCGAGCTCGGGGACGTGCTGACCGACAGCGCCGGTCTCAGCCTCTACCGCTTCGACGAGGACACCGCCGAGCCGCCGAAGTCGAACTGCAACGGCGACTGCGCAACTGCCTGGCCGCCGGTACCCGCGAACGACGCCTCGGCCGGCGCCGGTATCGACAAGGCGCTGCTCGGTGAGGTGACCCGGGCCGACGGCAGCAAGCAGCTGACCATCGGCGGCTGGCCGGCCTACCGCTATGCGAAGGACACCAAGGCCGGCGATCTGACCGGCCAGGGCGTGGGCGGCAAGTGGTACGCGCTGGCGCCCACGGGCAAGAAGGCGTCGGTCGCCAGCCTGCCCGGACTGTCCACGCGCAACGACCCCAACCTGGGCGAGATCGTCGTCGACAAGAACGGCATGACGGTCTACCGCTTCGCCAAGGACAAGGCCTGGCCCGAGCCGGTCTCCAACTGCACCGGTGCCTGCCTGGAGAAGTGGCCGGTCGTGGCGCCGGTATCGGCGAACGACACCAAGGACGTCCAGAAGAAGGGCCTGATGAGCTTCACCCGTTCCGACGGCGTCAAGCAGCAGACGGTCAACTGCTCCCCCATCTACACCTTCGCGGCGGACAAGCAGCCCGGCGACACCAACGGCCAGGGCGTCGGCGGCACCTGGTACGCCGTCCGTCCCAACGGAGAGATGGTCGGCGTCTCCGACAAGTGA
- a CDS encoding SAM-dependent methyltransferase yields MERPAWAPRSIDISVPSVSRIYDFYLGGSHNFEADREAARRVMEFAPGLPKTMQANRAFLRRAVQFAADEGITQFLDIGSGIPTFGNVHEVAQSARPGARVVYVDHDPVAVAHSQAVLEGNADAGVVAADLRKPREILGSPEVQRLIDLNRPVALLLVAILHFVEDADDPYGAVAELRDALAPGSLLVLTHASYEGIPLPQERTEGAVDVYKDIRNPLIMRSREEIARFFEGYDMVEPGLVSPPRWRPESATWNPDDEDPWAFSGFAGVGRTA; encoded by the coding sequence ATGGAGCGTCCCGCCTGGGCTCCCCGGAGCATCGACATCTCGGTGCCGAGTGTCTCGCGTATCTACGACTTCTACCTGGGCGGTTCGCACAACTTCGAGGCCGACCGGGAGGCGGCCCGCAGGGTCATGGAGTTCGCACCGGGGCTGCCGAAGACCATGCAGGCGAACCGGGCCTTCCTGCGGCGGGCGGTGCAATTCGCCGCCGACGAGGGCATCACCCAGTTCCTGGACATCGGCTCCGGCATCCCGACCTTCGGCAACGTCCACGAGGTCGCCCAGAGCGCCCGCCCCGGCGCCCGTGTCGTCTACGTCGACCACGACCCGGTGGCCGTCGCGCACAGCCAGGCGGTCCTGGAGGGAAACGCGGACGCGGGAGTCGTCGCCGCCGACCTTCGCAAGCCCCGGGAGATCCTCGGCAGTCCCGAGGTTCAGCGCCTGATCGACCTGAACCGGCCGGTGGCACTGCTTCTCGTTGCCATACTGCACTTCGTGGAAGACGCGGACGACCCCTACGGAGCGGTGGCGGAGCTGCGCGACGCACTCGCGCCCGGCAGCCTGCTGGTGCTCACGCACGCGTCGTACGAGGGAATCCCGCTTCCGCAGGAGCGGACCGAGGGCGCGGTGGACGTGTACAAGGACATTCGCAACCCGCTGATCATGCGCTCGCGCGAGGAGATCGCGCGGTTCTTCGAGGGGTACGACATGGTGGAACCGGGACTGGTGTCGCCGCCGCGGTGGCGGCCCGAGTCGGCGACCTGGAACCCCGACGACGAGGATCCGTGGGCCTTCTCCGGGTTCGCCGGCGTGGGGCGTACGGCGTGA
- a CDS encoding putative bifunctional diguanylate cyclase/phosphodiesterase, producing the protein MIAEPDGPEDRLRRFATIWSRAVFPVTSTSATRPEFEEQLLPLARRLSEALAARVVDTDEGRAVGAALVDAHCTDPEALTRSLDCVDAYLVLYCGGDGDREDLRSRSARLQHAMAAGFAHALRERTLAEQEAIAQAALEAQGVVAQALHATEARFRAVFEGAAIGIGIADLDGNVLQVNGALLRMFGITDQTMRGRRVQEWTHPEDAPQTWTLYDELVRGEREHYHLEKAFSRPDGTVLWTNLTVSLLRDADGVPQYQLALMEDTTERRLLNLRLRYEATHDALTGLPNRTLFFERLEKALNAGEGQRFGLCYLDLDGFKTINDSLGHAAGDRLLVEVADRLQSCATAPGEMVARLGGDEFVALTTGPDTESEVDDLAARIMNVLLAPVRIDGRELTVRGSIGIVEGPTGERGPAEVLRSADITMYRAKSAGGNRFELADPEADARAITRHGLTTALPAALDRGEFFIEYQPLVHLGDGSVRGAEALVRWLHPQHGVLGPDRFIPLAEHTGLIVPLGRWVLEQSVRQAREWRERYGQNGPLRINVNLSPCQLTHPGLVQDTVDILERTGVEPDALCLEVTESALIGADDDLLKPLRRLAEMGVDIALDDFGTGYSNLANLRRLPVSVLKLDRSFTQSMQQFPADPVDLKIVEGIVSLAHGLNLAVTVEGVETGAQAEQLRILGCDTAQGWYYARPGPPERLHELALVDATG; encoded by the coding sequence GTGATCGCCGAGCCGGACGGGCCGGAGGACAGACTGCGCCGGTTCGCGACGATCTGGAGCCGGGCCGTGTTCCCGGTGACGTCGACGTCCGCGACCCGGCCGGAGTTCGAGGAACAACTGCTGCCGCTGGCCCGCCGGTTGAGCGAGGCGCTCGCGGCCAGGGTCGTCGACACCGACGAGGGCCGGGCGGTCGGAGCCGCGCTCGTCGACGCGCACTGCACGGATCCGGAAGCGCTGACCCGCTCCCTGGACTGTGTCGACGCCTATCTGGTGCTCTACTGCGGCGGCGACGGCGACCGCGAGGATCTGAGGTCGCGCTCCGCACGCCTCCAGCACGCCATGGCCGCCGGGTTCGCGCACGCGCTGCGGGAGCGGACGCTGGCCGAGCAGGAGGCCATCGCGCAGGCCGCCCTCGAGGCGCAGGGCGTGGTGGCGCAGGCGCTGCACGCGACGGAAGCCCGGTTCCGCGCGGTGTTCGAGGGCGCGGCCATAGGAATCGGCATCGCCGACCTGGACGGCAACGTCCTCCAGGTCAACGGTGCGTTGCTGCGCATGTTCGGCATCACCGACCAGACGATGCGCGGCCGCAGGGTCCAGGAGTGGACCCACCCGGAGGACGCCCCGCAGACCTGGACGCTCTACGACGAACTCGTCCGCGGTGAGCGCGAGCACTACCACCTCGAAAAGGCCTTCTCCCGCCCGGACGGAACGGTCCTGTGGACCAACCTGACGGTCTCCCTGCTGCGCGACGCCGACGGGGTCCCGCAGTACCAGCTCGCCCTCATGGAGGACACCACCGAGCGCCGGCTGCTCAACCTCAGGCTGCGTTACGAGGCCACGCACGACGCGCTCACCGGACTGCCCAACCGCACGCTGTTCTTCGAGCGCCTGGAAAAGGCGCTGAACGCGGGCGAGGGCCAGCGGTTCGGGCTGTGTTACCTCGACCTAGACGGCTTCAAGACCATCAACGACAGCCTCGGCCACGCGGCCGGCGACCGGCTGCTCGTCGAGGTCGCCGACCGGCTCCAGTCGTGTGCCACCGCGCCGGGCGAGATGGTGGCCCGGCTCGGCGGTGACGAGTTCGTGGCGCTGACCACCGGCCCCGACACCGAGAGCGAGGTCGACGACCTCGCGGCGCGCATCATGAACGTGCTGCTCGCCCCGGTCCGTATCGACGGCCGCGAGCTGACCGTGCGCGGCAGTATCGGCATCGTCGAGGGCCCCACGGGCGAGCGGGGTCCTGCGGAGGTACTGCGCAGCGCCGACATCACCATGTACCGGGCCAAGTCGGCGGGCGGCAACCGCTTCGAGCTGGCCGACCCGGAGGCCGACGCCCGCGCCATCACCCGGCACGGGCTGACCACGGCGCTGCCCGCGGCCCTGGACCGCGGCGAGTTCTTCATCGAGTACCAGCCGCTGGTCCACCTCGGCGACGGCAGTGTGCGGGGCGCCGAGGCGCTGGTGCGCTGGCTGCATCCGCAGCACGGGGTGCTCGGCCCGGACCGGTTCATCCCGCTCGCCGAGCACACCGGGCTGATCGTGCCGCTCGGCCGCTGGGTCCTGGAGCAGTCGGTACGGCAGGCCCGTGAATGGCGAGAACGGTACGGGCAGAACGGTCCCCTGAGGATCAACGTCAACCTCTCGCCGTGCCAACTCACCCACCCCGGCCTGGTCCAGGACACCGTCGACATCCTGGAGCGCACCGGCGTCGAGCCGGACGCCCTGTGCCTCGAAGTCACGGAGTCGGCCCTCATCGGCGCCGACGACGACCTCCTCAAGCCGCTGCGCCGGCTCGCCGAGATGGGCGTCGACATCGCCCTGGACGACTTCGGCACCGGCTACTCGAACCTGGCGAACCTTCGCCGCCTCCCGGTCAGCGTCCTGAAGCTGGACCGTTCCTTCACCCAGAGCATGCAGCAGTTCCCCGCCGATCCCGTCGACCTCAAGATCGTCGAGGGCATCGTTTCGCTCGCCCACGGCCTGAACCTCGCGGTGACGGTCGAGGGGGTCGAAACCGGGGCGCAGGCCGAGCAGTTGCGGATACTGGGCTGCGACACAGCCCAGGGCTGGTACTACGCCCGCCCGGGCCCGCCGGAGCGGCTGCACGAGCTGGCGCTGGTGGACGCGACGGGCTGA